DNA from Amorphoplanes friuliensis DSM 7358:
TAGAGCGTGCCTCCGACACGACGGGCACACCCGGGGTGCGGGATAAAGATCCGACACCGAATTTGCTACATCTCACCCACCATGGGGCAACGCGGCGGGCGGAGTGCGGTTACCGTTCCGTAGGTTTTCTCGAATCTTGCCCGGGGAGGGTGACTTCATGCGCCGCACAGCACTGGCCGGACGGGGTGTGGCCGCACTGGCTTCCTTGCTGCTCATGGCCGGCGGCGTCACCGCCTGTTCGAGCCCGGACGGCCCCGACCAGACCCTCGGGGCGTTCCTCGACGGCTGGCGCGCCGGAGATCTGACCAAGGTCGGCTTTGTCACCGCCGACGGCGCGAAGATCTCCGCCAACGAGGTCCTCACCCAGCTCCAGGCCCTCTCCGGCGACCTCAAGAAGTCGTCGGTGCTGCTCGCCGCGGAGGGCAAGCCCAAGGAAACCGGCGACATCGCCTCCGGCCCGGTGAAGGTCGACTGGACCCTCCCCGGCGGTGGCTCCTGGTCCTACCAGAGCACGGTACGCCTCACCAAGCGTGACAGTGACGGCTGGCGTGTGGTGTGGGAGCCGTCGATCGTGCACAGCGAGCTGACCACCGGCGACGCGCTCGGCCTGCGTCGCAAGGGCGCCGACCGGGCCGACATCCTCGACGCCGACAACAAGCCCATCGTCACCGAGCGCGACGTCGTCATCGTCGGCGTGACACCCCTGCGGATCACCGACGAGCCCGCCCTCCTCAAGGACCTGGGTGCCGCTCTCAAGACCATCAAGGTCGACATCGACCCCAAGGCCCTGAGCGAACGCATCAAGAACGCCACCGACGACGGCGCCTTCATCGACGTCGTGACCCTGCGCCGCCCCGACTACAACAAGATCCGCAATCGCGTACGCGCACTGCAGGGCACCGTCTTCCAGGAGGCCAAACGGGAGCTCGCGCCCACCCGCCAGTTCGCCCGCGCCCTGCTCGGCACGGTCGACGTCGCGACCCGCGAGGACCTCGACACCAACCCGGACGTGCTCAGCGACGGTGACCTCGTCGGTCACAGCGGCCTGCAGGAACGCTACGACCGCCAGCTGCGCGGCACCCCCGGCCAGGCCGTGGTGATCTCCCGCAAGACCCCCGACGACGACGTCGAGGACACCCAGCTGTTCAGCACCGAGCCCGTCGCCGGCAAGTCGATCAAGACGACGCTCGACGTCACCACGCAGAACGCCGCCGACGCGGCCGTTGCGGGCGAAAAGCAGCCGAGCGCGCTCGTGGCCATCCGCATCAGCGACTCCAGCGTGGTCGCCGTCTCCAACGGCCCCGAGGGCGCCGGTGTCGACACGGCCATGACCGGCCAGGTCCCGCCCGGCTCCACGTTCAAGATGGTCTCGACCCTGGGCCTGCTCGACAAGAAAGCCGTCACCCTCGACGGCAAGGTGGACTGCCCCAAGACCAAGAAGGTCGACGGCCGCGAGTTCAAGAACTCCCACAACATGGTCCTCGGCTCGGTCCCGTTCCGCACCGACTTCGCCAAGTCGTGCAACACCGCCTTTGTCAACGTCGCCCCGAAACTCGGCGCGGACGGCCTCCAGGACGCCTCGGCCAAACTCGGCCTCGGCGCCAAGTGGGACCTCGGCGCCGACGCGTTCAGCGGCAAGATCTCCCCGGCCGGCAGCCCCACCGAACTCGCCGCAGCCACCTTCGGCCAGGGCGCAACCGCGGTCAGCCCGCTGGCGATGGCCGGCGCGACCGCGGCGGTCGCCCGCGGCCAGTTCAAGCAGCCGAAACTCGTCGTCGACCCGGCCCCGGCATCCCCCCTCGCCGACGGCCCCGCCCTCGAAGCATCATCGGTCCAGCCCCTCCGCACGATGATGCGCGAGGTGGTCACCAAGGGCACCGGAGACGGCCTCGCCGACGTCCCCGGCAAGCCCGTGTCCGGCAAGACCGGCACGGCCGAGTTCAAGGACGGCGAAGAGGAAACTCACGCCTGGTTCGTAGGCTGGCAGGGCGACATCGCCTTCGCGGTCATGGTCCAGAAGGGCGGCGCCGGCGCCGAGGCAGCCGTCCCGATCGCCGAACGCTTCCTCCGAACCCTGAACAAGTAGGGTCACCCGAGGTCGGCAGGCTGCTCCGGCCCGATCTCGAACGCGGGCCGCTGCGCCGGCAAGCTGAACTCCTCCACCGCGCGCGGACGCAACATCCCGGGCATGGTGGCGGGCAACGGCTTCGAATCGAGCAGCGGCGCCGAACCGAGCGGCCGCGGCGCCGTCCGCACGACGGAATCGTCCTGCTCGGGGTCGTAGCCGTCGTGTTCTGCGTGGTCGGCCGTCACCAGGTTGCGCTCGGACCAGCGGTCACGCTCGCTGCGCCCGACAGCCTCCTGATCGGCCGGCTCCTGATCGGCCGGCTCCTGACCAGCAGACTCCTGATCGGCGCGCTCTTGGCCGGTCGGCGTCCCTTCGGCGAGCTCCTGGCCGACGGGCTCCTGATCGGCGCGCTCCTGATCGGCGCGCTCCTGATCGGCCGGCGTCTGATCGGCCGGCTCGATGTCGGTCGGTTCGATGTCTGCAGGCTGGGGATCGTCGGGCTCGATGGCAACAGTCGCATGGTCCGCGGACCCGTGGCCTTCGAACTCGTGGTCCTCGAACTCGTGGTCATCGAACTCGTGGCTCACCGGCTGGTGACCGGCCGGATCGTGGTCGGCCTCCACGGGATGACCCAGGTTGGTGTCGGCCTGCTCGTGATCGGCGGACTCGACATCGGCACGCTCGGCACCGTCAGTCTCATGATCCACGGAGGTGTGGTCCAGCAGCTCGTCATCGGCCGACTCGCTGTTCGCCGGCTCGTCGTCGGCAGGCTCGTGCACGACTGACCCGTGGTCCTCGAGCCCGTGGTTCACGAGCTCGCCGCCGCCCAGCACCTGATCGGCCGGGCCGGGGTGGTCGGGGTCCTGATCAGCCAGGCCGGAATGGACGGCGTCCTGATCAGCCCAGCCCGGATGGACGTGGTCGTAGTAGTGATCGGCCGGACCGGAGTGGTCGTGATCGGCTGGGCTGGGATGGACGGGGTACTGGCCGACCACGCTGGGATGGACGGGGTACTGGTGGGCCAGCCTGTCCAGGGCAACCAGGACTTGATCAGGCAGCTCACGATCGTCCGCGGTTTGGTCGGTCAGGTCATGATCGTCTGGGCCTGCATCCGCCGGCTGGTGACCGACAGGCTCGGCGCCCGGCGGCTCATGATCCGCGGCATCGTGTTCCGCGAGCTCGTTGCTGGGCTGCTCATGGAAGTCGACCGGCTCGGAGTCGATCGGTCCGGCGTCTGCAGCGAGCGCCTTCGCCTGCTCGTCGGCTTCTTCCAGGTCGTCGACTGTAGCGTCCGGATCGTCCAGGTCGGCGTCCGGCACGGCGAGGGCGGCGTCCGGCACGGCGAGGGCGGCGTCCGGCACGGCGAGGGCGGCGTCCGGCACGGCGAGGGCGGCGTCCGGCACGGCGAGGGCGGCGTCCGGCACGGCGAGGGCGGCGTCCGGCACGGCGAGGGCGGCGTCCGGCACGGTGAGGGCGGCGTCCGGGTCTTCGAGTGCCGGATGGTCGCTGTCGGCGAGCGGTTCGGGCGTGTCGGCCGCTTGCGGGTCGAGATCGGCGGCGGCGTGCTCGGACTCGGACTCCGAGTCGGCACGGTCTGAGACGCCACCAACGGGTTCGGAGTCGGCACGGCCTGAGACGCCGGCAACGGGTTCGGAGTCGGCAGGGTCTGAGGCAGTGGCGGCAGGGTCGGAGTCGGCAGGGTCTGAGGCGGTGGCGCCCGGGAAGAACTCGGCGGCTGGGAAGGGTGCGTTTTCGACCGCTTGCAGGGTTGCCGCCGGGAGAGCGACCTCCCCCGGCCCGCTCGACATGCCGGCCGCGGCCAGGCGGATGTCGTCGCGGGCGGCAGCTGCGCGCCGTTCCTCGACGGCCGCGGCTGGTGGGGTGCTGAGGCGGCCCGGGCCGAGGCGTCCGGGGCCGGCCAGGTCGCGGCGGGCGGCGACCAGGTCCGGGCGGGCGTCGACCGTGTGGGCCGCTTTCAGGCCGGCGACGATCGTGGAGGTGATTTCTTCCGCGTAGGCGCCGTCGGGGTCGTAGTCGGGGTCGAAGACGGTGATTTCGACGCCGAGGCAGTGCGGGGATTCGACCAGGCCCGAGAGGAGCAGTTCCAGCTCGGGGAACGCGATGCCGCCGGGCTCCGGAGCGTCCACCGCGGGCATGACCGCCGGGTCCAGGACGTCGACGTCTACGTGGACCCAGTAGCCCGCGCAGTCGACCAGTTGGTCGCGGGCCCACTGGGCGCTGCGGGCGGCACCCTCCGCGCGGAGGGTCGGGACCGGGCGGGTGACGATGCCGGCGGCCTGGAGGTCGAGGCGGTATTCGTCCTGGGCGCGGATGCCCATCACGACCACGTCGATGTCGCGGTAGTACGGGCGGCGGCCTTCCATGGCTGCCAGGTCGTGCTGGCCTCGGCCGGTGACCAGGGCGAGGTCCTCGCCGGCGGCCGCGCCGACGTACGAGGCGTTGCCGGGGTGGCGGAAGTCGGAGTGGCCGTCGACGAAGACCAGGCCGATGCGGCCGCCGACGGCTTCGCCGAGGCGATGCATGGCGAGGGCCGAGCCGAGGACGATCGAGCAGTCGCCGCCGAGGATGACCGGGAACTCGCCCTGGTCGAGGATCGCCCCGATGCGGTCGGCGAGCTTGCGCGAATACGCCGAGATCTCCGACGCGTGGCTGACGCCGTCCCCCGGCCGCCAGTCGCCCGGGTCGTACCGGGGCGGGGTCAGGCAGCCGGCGTCGCGGGCGTCGAGGCGGCGCAGCAGGCCGTGGTCGCGGAGGGCTCCGGGCGCCTTGGCACAGCCCGGCACCGAGGTCGGCGTCGGCGGGCGCAGGCCGAGGTTGGACGGTGCGTCGAGCACGGCTATGCGGCGCATGGAGCCCCCGAACCTTGCCTAGAAGAGCGCTCTGGCCAGCGCGCGCCGCGCGCTCGCCACGGCCGGGTCGTCGGGTCCGGCCACGTTGAAGAGTGACAGAAGATGTTTGCGGACGGCGTCCCGCTCCTCACCGCTGGACCGCTTGACGGCCGAGACGAGCCGGTCGTACGCCTCCGGGGCCTGCCCGCTGAGCACCTCGATGTCGGCGGCGAGCTGCTGGGCCTCGAGGTCGTCGGGGTCGGCAGCGGCCTTGGCCAGGGCTTTCTCGGCGTCGACACCGGTGATGCGGCGGTAGAGCTCGACCTGCGCCAGGCCCGACTCCGCCGCGTGGTCCTGCGGTGACTCGGCGAGGATCTTCTTGTAGGCCGCCTCGGCCGCGTCGAGGTCACCGGTCATCATGGCGTCGTCGGCCGCGTCGAGGCGCGGGTCCTCGGGTGCTGCCACCTCGACACCGCCGGCTTTGAGGACCGCGTCGACGTACTGCCGGACCTGGGCCTCGGGGAGCACACCGGTGAAGCCCTCGACGAGCTGGCCGCCCACGACCGCGATCACCATCGGGATGCCCTGGACGCGCAGCGCCTGGGCCAGCCGCGGGTTGGTGTCCACGTCGACCTTGCCGAGCACCCAGCTGCCGGCGCCCTCGGCCGCGAGTTTCTCGAGGACCGGGGAGAGCTGCTTGCACGGCTCGCACCACTCGGCCCAGAAGTCCAGGATCACCGGGGTGGTCATGGACAGTTCGAGCACGGTCGTCTGGAAATTCTCTTCGGTCACCTCGATGACCGCGGGCGGTGCGCCACCCGGTGACGGGGCGGGGGCGGCGCTCGTCGCCGGCCCGGCGGGGCCCGCGGGTGCGGGCTTGTTCGCGGGGCGCAGTGCACCGAGGTCGACCGCACCGCGGGTGAAGATCGACGGAGTGGTCCGTGGGTCGCTCATGGTTACCTAGTCTCGCACGCTGGCCGGGCTGTCCGTGTCGCCGCCGGGCTGGCGATATCGGACGTCACAACGGGTTCAGGGAATGAGCCGGGACGTGTCGTCCGCGAGGTACCGCACGCCGGTGAGGTCGGCCGACACGGACCACAGCCGGGAGCCGGCGGCGAGGTCGTCACCCGGCGGGACCAGCGGGGCGAAATGCACCTTGGAGTCCCATTTACGGATCGACGGCCCGAGGAAGGTCAGCGGCTCGGCGGCCGGGCTCGTCGCCGCGAAGAGAATCGGCTCGGTGCCCCGCTCGGCACTGCGGGCCAACAGCGGTGTGGCGATCGCCACGAAGGCCTTCTGGGCCAGTCCCGCGTTCGAGTCGTGCATCGGCGTGGTGGCCATCCCGGGGTGGGCGAGGAAGCTGCGCACCGGGCTGTCGGTACGCCGCAGCCGGCGCTCCAGCTCGGCTCCGAAGAGGACGTTGGCGAGCTTCGACCGCACGTACGCGGAACCGGCCGACCAGGACCGCTCACCCTGCAGGTTGCCGAAGTCGAGACCGGTCCGCAGGCGGCTGTAGAAGTTGGACGCGACGGTGACGATCCGCGGGTCGCGATCGGGCCGGAAGAGGTCGAGCAGCAGCCCGGTGAGCGCGTAGTGGCCGAGGTGGTTGGTGGCGAAGACCCGTTCGTGGCCCTGCGGGGTGAGCCGGCGGGTCTGTTCGCCGGTGCCGGCGTTGTTGAGCAGCACGTCGATCGTTCGCCCCTGTTCATGCAGTGCGGCGGAGAACGCGCGGACCGAGTCCAGGTCGGCGACGTCGAGGTGGCGCACTTCCAGGTCACCTCGCAGCCCGGCGCGTACGCGGTGACCTTTGTCCGTGTCGCGGACCGCCATGATCACCGTCGCGCCGCGGGCGGCCAGCTCGCGCGCCGCGATCAGGCCGAGGCCACTGCTGGCACCGGTGATCACCACGGTGCGGCCGGTCTGGTCGGGGATGTCGTCGAAGCGGAACTCGAGTGCCATCGGTGCCTCCGGGAACGAACGAGAGCGGATTATTTATCCGCCACGCGGAGACCGTAGCATGAGAACGGATTATCTATCCGATTGATAGGCTGGATCACATGGCTCCGACGACCAGCACGGCGGCACTGCGCGCAGACTCCGCCCGCGTGCGCGAGCGGATGGTGGCCGCCGCCCGCGAGGCGTTCGTGTCGGGTGACACCGACCTGCCGATGAATGCGATCGCCAAGGCGGCCGGCGTCGGTGTCGGCACGATGTACAGGCACTTCCCGACCCGGCAGGCGCTGCTGGAGTCGATGGCGGCGGAGAGTTTCGAGGCGCTGGTGACGCAGGCGCGCGTGGCGGCCGCCGAGCCCGACATCGCCACGGGACTGGCCGGCCTGCTGCGGGCCGCGCTGCAGTGCCAGCTGAGGGACCCGAGTCTGGCGGCCGTCCTGGCGACACCGACCTACGCCTGCGAGGAGACGCTGGAGCTGAGCCGGGAGCTGGGCGGCGCGAGCATGGAGCTCCTGGAGCGCGCACGGGTCGCCGGCGTCATCCGCCCGGACGTGACCGCCGACGACATGCGGCGGCTGATGTGCGGGGTCCGCCATGCCGTCGTCTCCGGGGACGACGACGGCACCGTGGCGGACCGCTATCTGACGATCATGATTGCCGGCCTGAAGCCCTAGTAGTGCTTTGTCATCTTTTGGGTGGGTGACGGTGACATATCAATGCTGATCTTGGTGTCCTGGAGGGATGGACACTGCTGAGGTTCAGCAACTGGCCGATGATCTGGACGCGTTCGTGGCGGATGTGTTCGCTTCATTGACCAGGTCGCGGTGGCAGGAGCGCGCCGAGCATTACCTGCGCGGTCTGATGTTGGACGGTCGTCGCAAGTCGATCCAGCCGATGGCGGCCCGGCTTGCCGGGCCGCACGAACAGGCGTTGAACCATTTCGTCACCAACAGTCCGTGGGATGCCGCGTTGGTGCGCCGACGGCTGGCGGTGCGGATGGACGAGGCGATCGTCCCGGCTGCGTGGGCGTTGGACGACACCGGCTGGCTCAAATACGGTACCGCGTCGGTGGGTGTGACCCGGCAATACACCGGCACGGCCGGGAAAGTGACCAACTGCCAGATCGGAGTCAGCCTGAACCTGGTCACCGACACCGCGTCGTGCCCGGTCGACTGGCGGCTGTTCGTTCCCGAGTCCTGGGACCCGGCCAGCGACAAGGCCACCTCCGAGACCCCCGAGCGCCGCCGCAAAACCGGAATGCCGGACGACGTCGTGCATCGCGAGAAGTGGCGTCTGGGCATGGACATGATCGATGAAGCCCGCGGGTGGGGGCTGACGCCGCCGTTGATCGTCGCTGATGCCGGTTACGGCGACGCCGCTGAGTTCCGCCAAGGTCTCGAGGACCGGAACCTGAGCTACGTCGTCGGCGTGAACTGCGCGCATACCGCTTTCACCATCGACGCCCAGCGCACCTCACCCCCGTATAAGGGTGCTGGCCGGCGGCCGCCGCTGATCTACCGGCAAGCCGCACCCGGCCTCAAAACCCACGTCTTGGCCGCCGGCCGCGACGCGACTCGCAGGGTCACCTGGCGCGAGGGTTCACGCCGCCGGGCCGGCAAAGCCCGGAAGATGGGCGGCAGTTTCGTGTTCCTGCGGCTGCGTCCCGCCAGCCTGGTGCATCGCCGGGCCGTCGGCTTCGACGAAGACCTGCCCGTGCGGTGGCTGATCGCCGAATGGCCACCCGGCGAGCCGGAACCGACCCGCTACTGGCTGTCGAACCTGCCCGCCACGACCCCATATCGGCACCTCGTCAGGCAGGCCAAGCTGCGCTGGCGCATCGAACACGACTACCGCGAGGTCAAAACCGGGCTCGGCCTGGACCACTACGAAGGCCGCACCTGGCAAGGCTGGCACCACCACACCACCCTGGTCTCCGCCGCTCACGCGTTTCTCACCCTGCAACGCCTGGACCCAAAAACCCGTGCGCCGGAATGACTCTCTACGCCGTACTCCGACGCCTGCAACACCTGCTGGCCCGCCTCATCGGCACCTGCCCGACCTGCCAAACCCGCTTTCCGCAACGAAAAACCCGCGCGGGAAGAGGACCATGACAAAGCACTACTAGGGGGTGTCTGGTGGATCACGGCGAGTCTGCGGCGAGGTCCAGGTTTCGCGTCGCCAGTGGGCCGGAAGCTGGGCCCGGCGCAGGCCGTCGTGATCCACCAGACACCCCCTAGAAGCGGGCGGGCTCGCGGTAGATCCCCCACTCGCCCTTGAGCGCCTCACAGATCTCGCCCAGCGTCGCCTCGGCGCGGGCGGCGTCCAGCATCGCGGGGATCATGTTCTCCTTCGTGCGGGAGACGTCGACGAGACGGGTGAGCGCCTGCTGCACGCGTACGGGATCGCGGTTGTCCTTGCGGGCACCCAGCGCGCGCTTCTGCTCGACCTCGACCTCGTGGGAGACGCGAAGGATCTCCAGATCCTTCGCGACCGTGCCGGTGTGGACGTTGACGCCGACGATGCGCTTCTCGTTCTTCTCCAGCGCCTGCTGATAGACGAAGGCCGCCTCGGCGATGTGCGAGGTGAACCAGCCGTCCTCGATGCCGCGGAGGATGCCCGAGGTCATGCTGCCGTCGTGGCCGAGCTCGCGGATGCGGGTGAAGATCTCCTCCGCCTCGGCCTCGATGCGGTCGGTGAGCGCCTCGACGTACCAGGAGCCGCCCAGCGGGTCGGCCACATTGGTCACGCCGGTCTCCTCCATCAGCACCTGCTGGGTCCGCAGGGCGATCTCGGCGGACTCGTCGGTCGGCAGGGCGAGGGTCTCGTCGAGGGCGTTGGTGTGCAGGGAGTTGGTGCCGCCGAGAATCGCGGCCAGCGCCTCGACCGCCGTGCGGACGACGTTGTTGACCGGCTGCTGGGCGGTCAGGGACACACCGGCGGTCTGGGTGTGGAACTTGAGCCAGAGCGCCTTCTCGCTGGTCGCGCCGTAGTCGTCACGCAGGTGCCGGGCCCAGATGCGGCGGGCCGCGCGGAACTTGGCGATCTCCTCGAAGAAGTCGACGTGCGCGTCGAAGAAGAAGCTCAGCCCGGGGGCGAAGGTGTTGACGTCGAGACCGCGGGACAGGCCCAGCTCGACGTACCCGAAGCCGTCCGCCAGGGTGTACGCCAGCTCCTGCGCGGCGGTCGAACCGGCCTCGCGGATGTGATAGCCGGAGACGCTGAGCGGCTTGTACTTCGGGATCTCGGCGGCGCAGTATTCCATCAGGTCGCCGATGAGGCGCAGGTGCGGCTCGGGCTCGAAGAGCCACTCCTTCTGCGCGATGTACTCCTTGAAGATGTCGGTCTGCAGCGTGCCGTCGAGTTTGCCGAGGTCGGCGCCCTGACGTTCGGCGGCGACGAGATACATCACGAAGATGGGCACGGCCGGGCCGGA
Protein-coding regions in this window:
- a CDS encoding penicillin-binding transpeptidase domain-containing protein, which encodes MRRTALAGRGVAALASLLLMAGGVTACSSPDGPDQTLGAFLDGWRAGDLTKVGFVTADGAKISANEVLTQLQALSGDLKKSSVLLAAEGKPKETGDIASGPVKVDWTLPGGGSWSYQSTVRLTKRDSDGWRVVWEPSIVHSELTTGDALGLRRKGADRADILDADNKPIVTERDVVIVGVTPLRITDEPALLKDLGAALKTIKVDIDPKALSERIKNATDDGAFIDVVTLRRPDYNKIRNRVRALQGTVFQEAKRELAPTRQFARALLGTVDVATREDLDTNPDVLSDGDLVGHSGLQERYDRQLRGTPGQAVVISRKTPDDDVEDTQLFSTEPVAGKSIKTTLDVTTQNAADAAVAGEKQPSALVAIRISDSSVVAVSNGPEGAGVDTAMTGQVPPGSTFKMVSTLGLLDKKAVTLDGKVDCPKTKKVDGREFKNSHNMVLGSVPFRTDFAKSCNTAFVNVAPKLGADGLQDASAKLGLGAKWDLGADAFSGKISPAGSPTELAAATFGQGATAVSPLAMAGATAAVARGQFKQPKLVVDPAPASPLADGPALEASSVQPLRTMMREVVTKGTGDGLADVPGKPVSGKTGTAEFKDGEEETHAWFVGWQGDIAFAVMVQKGGAGAEAAVPIAERFLRTLNK
- a CDS encoding TetR/AcrR family transcriptional regulator, yielding MAPTTSTAALRADSARVRERMVAAAREAFVSGDTDLPMNAIAKAAGVGVGTMYRHFPTRQALLESMAAESFEALVTQARVAAAEPDIATGLAGLLRAALQCQLRDPSLAAVLATPTYACEETLELSRELGGASMELLERARVAGVIRPDVTADDMRRLMCGVRHAVVSGDDDGTVADRYLTIMIAGLKP
- a CDS encoding SDR family NAD(P)-dependent oxidoreductase, translated to MALEFRFDDIPDQTGRTVVITGASSGLGLIAARELAARGATVIMAVRDTDKGHRVRAGLRGDLEVRHLDVADLDSVRAFSAALHEQGRTIDVLLNNAGTGEQTRRLTPQGHERVFATNHLGHYALTGLLLDLFRPDRDPRIVTVASNFYSRLRTGLDFGNLQGERSWSAGSAYVRSKLANVLFGAELERRLRRTDSPVRSFLAHPGMATTPMHDSNAGLAQKAFVAIATPLLARSAERGTEPILFAATSPAAEPLTFLGPSIRKWDSKVHFAPLVPPGDDLAAGSRLWSVSADLTGVRYLADDTSRLIP
- a CDS encoding IS701 family transposase, giving the protein MDTAEVQQLADDLDAFVADVFASLTRSRWQERAEHYLRGLMLDGRRKSIQPMAARLAGPHEQALNHFVTNSPWDAALVRRRLAVRMDEAIVPAAWALDDTGWLKYGTASVGVTRQYTGTAGKVTNCQIGVSLNLVTDTASCPVDWRLFVPESWDPASDKATSETPERRRKTGMPDDVVHREKWRLGMDMIDEARGWGLTPPLIVADAGYGDAAEFRQGLEDRNLSYVVGVNCAHTAFTIDAQRTSPPYKGAGRRPPLIYRQAAPGLKTHVLAAGRDATRRVTWREGSRRRAGKARKMGGSFVFLRLRPASLVHRRAVGFDEDLPVRWLIAEWPPGEPEPTRYWLSNLPATTPYRHLVRQAKLRWRIEHDYREVKTGLGLDHYEGRTWQGWHHHTTLVSAAHAFLTLQRLDPKTRAPE
- a CDS encoding acyl-CoA mutase large subunit family protein codes for the protein MDAADIAAGRERWQQRYDAARKRDADFTTLSGSPVDPVYGPADGDTVEDFERIGWPGEFPYTRGLYPTGYRGRTWTIRQFAGFGNARQTNERYKMILAAGGGGLSVAFDMPTLMGRDSDDPQSLGEVGHCGVAIDTAADMEVLFDGIDLQQTTTSMTISGPAVPIFVMYLVAAERQGADLGKLDGTLQTDIFKEYIAQKEWLFEPEPHLRLIGDLMEYCAAEIPKYKPLSVSGYHIREAGSTAAQELAYTLADGFGYVELGLSRGLDVNTFAPGLSFFFDAHVDFFEEIAKFRAARRIWARHLRDDYGATSEKALWLKFHTQTAGVSLTAQQPVNNVVRTAVEALAAILGGTNSLHTNALDETLALPTDESAEIALRTQQVLMEETGVTNVADPLGGSWYVEALTDRIEAEAEEIFTRIRELGHDGSMTSGILRGIEDGWFTSHIAEAAFVYQQALEKNEKRIVGVNVHTGTVAKDLEILRVSHEVEVEQKRALGARKDNRDPVRVQQALTRLVDVSRTKENMIPAMLDAARAEATLGEICEALKGEWGIYREPARF
- a CDS encoding tetratricopeptide repeat protein, whose translation is MSDPRTTPSIFTRGAVDLGALRPANKPAPAGPAGPATSAAPAPSPGGAPPAVIEVTEENFQTTVLELSMTTPVILDFWAEWCEPCKQLSPVLEKLAAEGAGSWVLGKVDVDTNPRLAQALRVQGIPMVIAVVGGQLVEGFTGVLPEAQVRQYVDAVLKAGGVEVAAPEDPRLDAADDAMMTGDLDAAEAAYKKILAESPQDHAAESGLAQVELYRRITGVDAEKALAKAAADPDDLEAQQLAADIEVLSGQAPEAYDRLVSAVKRSSGEERDAVRKHLLSLFNVAGPDDPAVASARRALARALF